The following proteins are co-located in the Thermomicrobiales bacterium genome:
- a CDS encoding (2Fe-2S)-binding protein — protein sequence MIEQQNRHGAGRVGEPTGEPVALVFEGVPIVAYAGDTIASALLAAGIRSFTVTAVAGEQRGGYCFVGRCDDCLVVVDGQANQRACTTPVRDGMDVRIQRGHGPVERQAVS from the coding sequence GTGATCGAGCAACAGAATCGTCATGGCGCCGGTCGGGTTGGCGAACCAACCGGTGAACCGGTCGCGCTGGTCTTCGAGGGCGTCCCCATCGTGGCATACGCCGGAGACACCATCGCCAGCGCGTTGCTAGCAGCTGGAATCCGAAGCTTCACGGTTACCGCGGTGGCAGGAGAGCAACGCGGCGGGTATTGCTTCGTCGGGCGGTGCGACGATTGTTTGGTGGTGGTCGATGGCCAGGCCAACCAGCGCGCATGCACGACCCCAGTTCGAGACGGCATGGACGTGCGCATCCAGCGCGGACATGGCCCGGTCGAGCGGCAGGCGGTCTCGTGA
- a CDS encoding aspartate aminotransferase family protein encodes MVKAAVRGSSVQDTAIAQNFAPVYLEESARDHVWIHSLPWAEIAEKDGFRVFDRGEGSTIYDIHGRGYFDAISGLWVVNAGHGRADIAARMGEQAARLAYASAMSFTTVPQVQLANMIAERTPGDLNRVFFCSGGSEAVESAIKIAKQVQTMRGFPRRYKIIGRRNSYHGMTYGAMSITQSVRDEASFGPYMYGVYHVPHPDRYRSDFGVEGEQADIMAAKAVEQEIVYQGPETVAAVIGEPISTAAGVHVPSPIYWQMLRETCDKYGVLLICDEVINGFGRTGKMFAQELFGIQGDIMTIAKALSSGYAPIAAAVVSDKVYDIFKEKDQVPMGHLLTFGGHPVACAAAIRNLEIFDEENLVERGNEMGTYLGEQLQTLTKHPSVGEVRGVGMVWGLDMVANKETREKFAKDSKFKKRLGQLLMERNIVTRVWDVLHLAPPLIVTKDEIDNVVGAIDESLTIAESEYASELHA; translated from the coding sequence ATGGTCAAAGCTGCCGTTCGTGGCTCTTCAGTACAAGACACTGCCATCGCGCAGAACTTCGCGCCGGTCTACCTCGAAGAGAGCGCGCGCGATCACGTCTGGATCCACAGTCTCCCCTGGGCGGAAATCGCCGAAAAGGATGGTTTCCGGGTCTTCGACCGCGGTGAAGGCTCCACGATCTACGACATTCACGGTCGCGGGTATTTCGATGCGATCTCGGGTCTCTGGGTCGTGAACGCCGGTCACGGCCGCGCAGATATCGCCGCCAGGATGGGCGAGCAGGCTGCCCGCCTGGCCTATGCCTCGGCAATGTCGTTCACCACGGTGCCGCAGGTGCAGCTCGCGAACATGATCGCCGAGCGCACTCCCGGCGACCTCAACCGTGTGTTCTTCTGCTCGGGCGGTTCGGAAGCGGTGGAATCTGCCATCAAGATCGCCAAACAGGTCCAGACCATGCGCGGCTTCCCGCGCCGGTACAAGATCATTGGGCGCCGCAACTCCTACCACGGTATGACCTACGGAGCGATGAGCATCACGCAGTCGGTGCGTGACGAGGCGTCGTTCGGTCCGTACATGTACGGCGTCTATCACGTTCCGCATCCGGACCGATATCGTTCGGACTTCGGCGTCGAGGGCGAACAGGCCGACATCATGGCCGCGAAGGCGGTCGAGCAGGAAATCGTCTACCAGGGTCCAGAGACCGTGGCAGCGGTCATCGGCGAACCGATCTCGACCGCGGCCGGCGTGCATGTGCCCTCGCCGATCTATTGGCAGATGCTGCGCGAAACCTGCGACAAGTACGGCGTGTTGCTGATCTGCGACGAAGTCATCAACGGCTTCGGGCGCACTGGCAAGATGTTCGCGCAGGAGCTCTTCGGCATCCAGGGCGACATCATGACCATCGCGAAGGCCTTGTCCTCCGGCTATGCGCCAATCGCGGCCGCGGTCGTCAGCGACAAGGTCTACGACATCTTCAAGGAGAAGGACCAGGTCCCGATGGGCCACCTCTTGACCTTCGGCGGACATCCCGTCGCCTGCGCCGCGGCGATTCGCAACCTGGAGATCTTCGACGAAGAGAACCTGGTCGAACGGGGCAACGAGATGGGCACCTATCTGGGCGAGCAGCTTCAGACATTGACCAAACATCCGTCGGTTGGCGAGGTGCGCGGCGTTGGCATGGTCTGGGGTCTGGATATGGTCGCCAACAAGGAGACCCGCGAGAAGTTCGCCAAGGACAGCAAGTTCAAGAAGCGCCTGGGCCAGCTCCTGATGGAGCGCAACATCGTCACCCGCGTTTGGGACGTGTTGCATCTTGCGCCGCCGCTGATCGTCACCAAGGACGAGATCGACAATGTGGTCGGCGCGATCGACGAATCGCTCACGATTGCGGAGTCGGAATACGCATCGGAACTGCACGCGTAG
- the nadA gene encoding quinolinate synthase NadA produces the protein MSSSIDLSIRPQGLSSKFGEKSSEWFDNQQLGVAACVPEEGTGAYETLFTYGSTPKKQAKIPRDYFKMPVEERDARTWEARNAIGDKLVILGHHYQRDEVIQFADFRGDSYKLSQEAATQGEADYILFCGVHFMAESADVLGQPHQQVILPNMEAGCSMADMAKPVDVEACWAELKRLGIGNVVPVTYMNSAASLKAFCGKNGGIVCTSSNAERVYDWAFDGGERILFFPDEHLGRNTGLKKGIPLDKMVVWDPFQPLGGNTEQQLRDATVILWKGYCSVHARFTTEQIATARAAYPDVQVIVHPECDYRVVQAADYDGSTEKIINTIRDAPDGTTWAVGTEINLVNRLQKELPGKKIFCLDPVICPCSTMYRVHPAYVLWSLEHLARGEVVNRVEVDPVTKKDALIALERMLLVP, from the coding sequence ATGTCCTCTTCGATCGATCTTTCCATTCGTCCGCAAGGGCTCTCGTCGAAGTTCGGCGAAAAGTCGTCCGAGTGGTTCGACAACCAGCAGCTCGGCGTCGCGGCCTGTGTGCCAGAAGAGGGCACCGGCGCCTATGAAACCCTCTTCACCTATGGGTCGACGCCCAAGAAACAGGCGAAGATTCCGCGCGACTACTTCAAGATGCCGGTCGAGGAGCGGGACGCCCGCACCTGGGAAGCCCGCAACGCGATCGGCGACAAGCTCGTGATCCTGGGGCATCACTACCAACGGGACGAGGTCATCCAGTTCGCCGACTTCCGCGGGGACTCATACAAGCTCTCCCAGGAAGCCGCGACGCAAGGGGAAGCCGACTACATTCTCTTTTGCGGTGTGCACTTCATGGCCGAGAGCGCCGATGTGCTCGGGCAACCGCACCAACAGGTCATTCTGCCCAACATGGAAGCCGGGTGCTCGATGGCCGACATGGCCAAACCGGTCGATGTCGAAGCCTGCTGGGCGGAACTGAAGCGTCTCGGGATCGGCAATGTCGTTCCCGTGACCTACATGAACTCCGCGGCGAGTCTCAAAGCGTTTTGCGGCAAGAACGGCGGCATCGTCTGCACGTCCTCCAATGCCGAACGGGTCTACGACTGGGCGTTCGATGGTGGTGAGCGGATCCTCTTTTTCCCGGACGAGCACCTCGGCCGCAATACCGGACTGAAAAAGGGCATTCCACTCGACAAGATGGTCGTGTGGGATCCGTTCCAGCCGTTGGGTGGCAACACCGAGCAGCAACTGCGGGACGCCACCGTGATCCTCTGGAAGGGGTATTGCTCGGTGCATGCCCGCTTTACGACCGAGCAGATTGCTACCGCACGCGCGGCGTATCCCGACGTGCAGGTGATCGTGCACCCCGAATGCGACTATCGGGTGGTGCAGGCGGCCGATTACGACGGATCGACCGAGAAGATCATCAATACGATCCGCGACGCTCCAGACGGCACCACCTGGGCAGTTGGCACTGAGATCAACCTGGTCAACCGGCTTCAGAAGGAATTGCCGGGGAAGAAGATCTTCTGTCTCGATCCGGTCATTTGCCCATGCTCGACCATGTACCGGGTGCATCCCGCCTATGTGCTCTGGTCACTCGAGCATCTTGCCCGGGGCGAGGTGGTCAACCGAGTGGAAGTCGATCCCGTGACGAAAAAGGATGCGCTGATCGCGCTGGAACGCATGCTGCTGGTGCCATAG
- a CDS encoding GNAT family N-acetyltransferase yields the protein MPGHRLPTIRTFQPADQEPLAALLRASLAAGEQSGNTASDFEGLIGAFPIARNFLVAELDGKPVGLICSDYKLVVVEPEFRRQGVGAALVEAMESALVGTPDGPLILYPPHGNAGAIGFLESLGFAYDHSFWRFGLDPERVVPLPSLPNDLSPTSYSDSDILPYIDLINTSFLDHPTPLRVTLEQIEHVHAKPNFDPAAIVILRAAQDEMIGFCTTGIDRESDPPVGHINLVGVLREYRGRGLGRWLLLWGIERLRAQGIETIGLSVDAGNENAVGLYRSVGFDPVEEWPQWMRARG from the coding sequence GTGCCTGGACACAGACTCCCTACTATTCGAACCTTCCAACCCGCTGATCAGGAGCCGCTCGCCGCGCTGTTGCGCGCGTCGTTGGCCGCCGGCGAGCAATCGGGCAACACTGCGAGCGACTTCGAAGGGCTCATTGGGGCGTTTCCCATTGCCCGGAACTTTCTGGTTGCCGAGCTGGACGGGAAGCCAGTTGGGTTGATCTGCTCAGACTACAAGCTGGTCGTCGTCGAGCCTGAGTTTCGCCGCCAGGGAGTTGGCGCCGCACTGGTCGAGGCAATGGAGTCGGCGCTGGTCGGTACGCCGGACGGCCCGCTGATCCTCTACCCTCCCCATGGCAATGCCGGGGCCATTGGTTTTCTCGAGTCGTTGGGATTCGCCTACGATCACAGTTTCTGGCGCTTCGGACTCGATCCCGAACGCGTAGTCCCGCTCCCGTCCCTGCCGAACGATCTCTCGCCCACGAGCTACTCCGACTCGGACATCCTTCCGTACATCGATCTGATCAACACATCGTTTCTCGACCACCCGACACCCCTGCGCGTCACGCTCGAACAAATCGAGCATGTGCACGCGAAGCCGAACTTCGATCCAGCCGCAATCGTGATTCTGCGCGCTGCGCAGGACGAGATGATCGGGTTCTGCACCACCGGAATCGACCGCGAGAGCGATCCGCCGGTGGGACACATCAACCTGGTGGGCGTCCTTCGGGAGTATCGCGGTCGTGGGTTGGGGCGTTGGCTCCTGCTTTGGGGGATCGAACGGCTGCGCGCGCAGGGAATCGAGACGATCGGGCTCTCGGTCGATGCAGGCAATGAGAACGCGGTTGGACTCTATCGCTCGGTCGGGTTCGATCCGGTCGAGGAATGGCCGCAATGGATGCGGGCGCGAGGCTGA
- a CDS encoding peroxiredoxin, with translation MTELPLPPGPHVGDPAIDFTLESTGGTSITLSNYFGAYRLLLIFYPRDFTSGUTNQLSAVRRAIDSYRDFDTIPFGISGDDLDSHERFKVHLKLPFDLLVDEGLELSRAYGALKPVPGKPGEYSESINRTVFIVGKDGTIIYRENGIPKTDDLLGVIRHSGDE, from the coding sequence ATGACTGAACTGCCGCTTCCGCCAGGACCCCATGTTGGCGATCCTGCTATCGATTTCACCCTCGAGAGCACGGGCGGAACGTCGATCACCCTCTCGAACTATTTCGGCGCCTACCGCCTGCTCCTGATTTTCTATCCCAGAGATTTCACATCTGGCTGAACGAACCAGCTGTCCGCGGTTCGCAGGGCGATCGACTCCTATCGAGATTTCGATACCATTCCATTCGGCATCAGCGGTGACGACCTCGACAGTCACGAGCGCTTCAAGGTGCATCTCAAATTGCCCTTCGACTTGCTCGTCGATGAGGGGCTGGAACTCTCCCGTGCGTATGGCGCGCTGAAGCCGGTCCCCGGGAAACCGGGCGAGTACAGCGAATCGATCAACCGCACGGTCTTTATCGTCGGCAAAGACGGCACGATCATCTATCGGGAAAATGGCATCCCCAAGACCGACGATCTCCTGGGAGTGATTCGTCATTCTGGCGACGAATGA
- a CDS encoding glucose-6-phosphate isomerase, which yields MTDSRIRLDYRNVMASAVGDANGLTEEQLQAIAPKAAREIERIWAEHAAGDQKWIDLPDNRQIVDEIEAFADENRAKYDDFILIGIGGSSLGAISAIQALAHPYRNLLPARQRGGPRFFVLDNPDPEKVAATLATVDLQKTLVNVVTKSGQTAETMANFLVVQDALEKAVGKKQARSQIIATTDPESGLLRKLADQEGYRTFPVPPGVDGRQTVLSAVGMLPAAMCGVDIGGMLEGAAAMRERCKSTDIFENAAALFAAIAYLSNTTNGKAMLVMMPYADALFGIADWFRQLWAESLGKRLGTDGKEVFAGQTPIKALGAIDQHSQIQLYTEGPNDKLLCLIGVDHYRAEVRIDGVPAGIPDLEYLDGAELGTLLDRERLATAWALTEARRPNLMLTIPTIDAGIVGEFYFMHEFQTVVAGGLYGVNPFGQPGVEAGKNATYALMGRAGYEDLKATLLAAPEGPSYTV from the coding sequence GTGACCGATTCACGCATCAGGCTCGATTACCGGAATGTGATGGCGTCCGCCGTGGGCGATGCCAATGGCTTGACCGAGGAGCAATTGCAGGCGATTGCGCCCAAAGCCGCCCGCGAAATCGAGCGCATCTGGGCGGAGCATGCCGCTGGCGACCAGAAGTGGATCGACCTGCCGGACAATCGGCAGATCGTCGACGAGATCGAAGCCTTTGCAGATGAGAACCGCGCCAAGTACGACGATTTCATCCTGATCGGCATCGGAGGTTCCTCATTGGGAGCCATTTCGGCCATTCAGGCGCTGGCGCATCCCTACCGCAATCTCTTGCCGGCCAGGCAACGGGGCGGACCGCGCTTCTTTGTGCTCGACAATCCCGACCCGGAGAAGGTCGCTGCCACGCTTGCTACCGTCGACCTACAAAAGACGCTCGTCAACGTCGTAACCAAGAGCGGTCAAACGGCCGAAACCATGGCGAACTTCCTGGTCGTGCAGGACGCATTGGAGAAGGCTGTCGGCAAGAAGCAAGCGCGCTCGCAGATCATCGCAACCACCGACCCCGAGAGCGGTCTTCTGCGCAAGCTCGCAGACCAGGAGGGCTATCGCACCTTTCCGGTTCCTCCCGGCGTCGACGGACGCCAGACCGTGCTGAGCGCGGTGGGAATGCTGCCGGCAGCAATGTGCGGTGTCGATATCGGCGGAATGCTCGAAGGCGCGGCTGCGATGCGCGAGCGTTGCAAATCGACCGATATCTTCGAGAACGCCGCTGCGCTATTCGCGGCGATCGCCTACCTCTCCAACACGACTAACGGCAAAGCCATGCTGGTCATGATGCCGTATGCCGATGCGCTCTTTGGCATTGCCGACTGGTTCCGCCAGCTCTGGGCAGAGAGTCTCGGCAAGCGGCTCGGGACGGACGGCAAGGAAGTCTTTGCCGGACAAACGCCGATCAAGGCGCTCGGGGCAATCGACCAGCATTCGCAAATCCAGCTCTACACCGAGGGGCCGAACGACAAGCTTCTCTGCCTTATTGGCGTCGATCACTATCGCGCTGAAGTTCGGATCGATGGCGTGCCCGCAGGCATTCCGGATCTCGAGTATCTCGACGGCGCGGAACTGGGCACGCTGCTCGATCGCGAACGGCTCGCCACCGCCTGGGCGCTGACGGAGGCAAGACGTCCCAACCTCATGCTCACGATTCCCACCATCGATGCCGGGATCGTGGGAGAGTTCTATTTCATGCATGAGTTCCAGACTGTCGTCGCCGGCGGGCTCTATGGCGTCAACCCCTTTGGCCAGCCCGGTGTCGAAGCCGGCAAGAATGCCACCTACGCACTCATGGGCCGCGCAGGGTACGAGGACCTGAAAGCTACGCTCCTGGCTGCGCCAGAGGGACCCAGCTACACGGTCTGA
- a CDS encoding aminotransferase class I/II-fold pyridoxal phosphate-dependent enzyme, with product MAATRAHARIQGFGDSVFTRMTALARQHNAVNLGQGFPDFPGPDFVKSAAKQAIDADLNQYAISSGAPRLKEQVAIDYAAALGRDIDPMREVVVTNGATEAIFDAIQAFSGPGDEVVAFEPFYDSYPASATIAGATFVPVRLNPPDWSFDLDALSSAITPRTRLLLLNTPHNPTGKVFSPDELEQIAHLAIERDILVLTDEVYDRITFDRAVHIPIASLPGMWERTISVNSTGKTFSMTGWKIGYAVGPAELVEAIQSVHQFVTFASPTPFQDAMASAMEQARANGYYDQLKRDYTHRRDLLAVSLAQAGFETLTVGGSYFLMADISNRGFETDVAFCEWLVQTAGVVALPPSAFYLDPATAPLLARFCFAKTDATIAAAADRLRAILE from the coding sequence ATGGCGGCCACGCGGGCGCATGCGCGTATCCAGGGATTTGGCGATTCTGTATTCACGCGCATGACCGCGTTGGCGCGGCAGCACAACGCCGTCAACCTGGGTCAGGGATTTCCCGATTTCCCTGGCCCAGACTTCGTCAAGTCCGCCGCCAAGCAGGCGATCGATGCCGATCTGAATCAATACGCCATCAGCTCCGGCGCGCCTCGTCTGAAAGAGCAGGTTGCCATCGACTACGCTGCCGCGCTGGGACGAGACATCGACCCGATGCGTGAGGTCGTGGTAACCAACGGCGCCACCGAGGCTATTTTCGATGCCATTCAGGCGTTCAGCGGTCCGGGCGATGAGGTCGTAGCGTTCGAGCCGTTCTATGACTCCTATCCGGCTTCGGCCACGATTGCTGGAGCGACGTTCGTGCCGGTGCGATTGAATCCACCCGACTGGTCGTTCGACCTCGATGCGCTATCGAGCGCGATCACACCGCGCACCAGGCTCCTGCTCCTCAACACACCGCACAACCCAACCGGCAAGGTCTTTTCCCCGGACGAGCTCGAGCAGATTGCGCATCTGGCTATCGAACGTGACATCCTGGTGCTCACCGACGAGGTCTACGACCGGATCACCTTCGATCGCGCGGTGCACATACCGATCGCCTCGCTGCCGGGAATGTGGGAGCGCACGATCTCGGTCAACTCCACCGGCAAGACCTTCAGCATGACGGGCTGGAAAATCGGCTACGCGGTTGGTCCTGCCGAGCTGGTGGAAGCGATCCAGAGCGTCCACCAATTCGTCACCTTCGCAAGCCCGACTCCATTCCAGGACGCGATGGCGAGTGCCATGGAACAAGCGCGCGCCAACGGTTACTACGACCAATTGAAGCGCGACTACACGCATCGGCGCGATCTGCTCGCCGTATCACTGGCCCAGGCGGGGTTCGAAACGCTAACGGTCGGCGGCAGCTATTTCCTGATGGCCGACATTTCAAACCGAGGGTTCGAAACCGACGTTGCCTTCTGCGAATGGCTGGTGCAGACTGCCGGAGTCGTAGCGCTTCCGCCGTCGGCGTTCTATCTGGACCCAGCCACGGCTCCGCTGCTTGCCCGCTTCTGCTTTGCCAAAACGGACGCCACGATCGCTGCCGCCGCGGATCGGCTTCGCGCCATTCTCGAGTGA
- a CDS encoding FAD-dependent oxidoreductase: MSAPDVVIVGAGPAGLSAAVTAAEAGMRVTVVDERASPGGRLRYDLPAGNSLAWYVGECERLDVELRSSTVAWGIFPGWTIALESPAGAETLETANVILATGSTDRALAFEGNTLPGVISGSGLRRLIGEYGVLPGKRVLVLGDGPDAAATAHATRTAGGQVVMLLSEEDARSIVVSGDAAVERVTVGDQTHDVDIVAVAVGRQPDIMLATMAELELVWAPELGGWAPLHHLNGEGGKPGLYLAGDAAGVDNVEVCEFEGAMVATVLAGKAGMIDPARGAEMRAELASMRPARMAAYDSDPTYAQPWLVPLEMQG; encoded by the coding sequence GTGAGCGCGCCGGACGTCGTCATCGTCGGAGCGGGGCCCGCAGGTCTCTCGGCGGCAGTCACCGCGGCCGAGGCCGGGATGCGTGTCACGGTCGTCGACGAGCGGGCCTCTCCCGGCGGTCGATTGCGCTATGACCTCCCGGCCGGCAATTCACTCGCATGGTACGTGGGTGAGTGCGAGCGGCTCGATGTCGAATTGCGTTCGAGCACGGTTGCGTGGGGGATTTTTCCCGGTTGGACCATCGCGTTGGAATCTCCGGCTGGAGCCGAGACGCTCGAGACCGCCAATGTCATTCTCGCAACGGGATCGACCGATCGCGCTTTGGCATTCGAAGGAAACACGCTTCCGGGTGTGATCTCTGGCAGCGGTCTGCGGCGACTCATTGGCGAGTATGGCGTGTTGCCTGGGAAGCGTGTTCTCGTGCTCGGCGACGGGCCGGATGCCGCTGCCACCGCACATGCCACACGCACTGCCGGCGGACAGGTAGTCATGCTGCTGTCCGAGGAGGACGCCCGGTCGATCGTCGTTTCCGGGGATGCGGCCGTCGAACGCGTCACAGTAGGCGACCAAACGCATGACGTGGATATCGTGGCGGTGGCTGTTGGCCGCCAGCCGGACATAATGCTAGCAACGATGGCCGAACTCGAGCTGGTTTGGGCGCCCGAGCTGGGTGGTTGGGCGCCACTCCATCATTTGAACGGCGAGGGTGGCAAGCCGGGTCTCTACCTCGCTGGCGACGCTGCAGGTGTCGACAATGTCGAAGTTTGCGAGTTCGAGGGCGCCATGGTGGCCACAGTCCTTGCTGGCAAGGCCGGAATGATCGATCCCGCACGAGGCGCCGAGATGCGAGCGGAGCTTGCCAGCATGCGGCCAGCGCGCATGGCCGCCTACGATTCGGATCCCACGTATGCGCAACCGTGGCTCGTCCCCCTGGAGATGCAAGGATGA
- a CDS encoding M3 family oligoendopeptidase, with product MASSSNSRARYQLLMESKNRDVRARAYDKLMTAYEKHKNTTGALFAGSIRNDNFYASVRGYPSARAQALLDDNIPESVYDSLVEAVSNSTGIIERYYKLRSKLIGVEQLALYDLYVPLSPAPERKFSIHEAVNTVLGSLSALGDTYTNDLKDLFGKRTIDWHETAGKNSGAYSSGTYGANPVILMNWNGSTDHVFTLAHEAGHQMHSFYSQANNPFHYAGYSIFLAEVASTINETLLTWDLLAQTPEENPQERFSILNNFADTISGTLIRQTMFADFEHRAHVAAAEGQPLTPESLSELYGGRTELYRPGVLNDDRSKLEWSRVPHFYRAYYVFQYATGISAALAIASRIRDEGPEARENYLGMLKAGSSDYPIEVLKRGGADLTTPEPVYAALRIFDETIAEMEKLSDNFTAGAN from the coding sequence ATGGCGAGCTCATCAAACTCACGCGCGCGCTATCAGCTCTTGATGGAAAGCAAGAACCGGGATGTTCGCGCTCGTGCCTACGACAAGTTGATGACCGCCTATGAGAAGCACAAGAACACCACAGGCGCGCTGTTTGCCGGCTCGATCCGCAACGACAACTTCTACGCCAGTGTGCGTGGCTACCCGTCGGCGCGCGCCCAGGCGTTGCTGGATGACAACATACCCGAGTCGGTCTACGACAGCCTGGTCGAGGCAGTCTCGAATTCGACCGGAATCATCGAACGCTACTACAAGCTGCGTTCCAAACTGATCGGTGTCGAGCAGCTCGCGCTCTATGACCTCTATGTGCCGTTGTCTCCGGCGCCGGAGCGTAAGTTCTCGATCCACGAAGCAGTGAACACGGTGCTCGGCAGTCTGTCAGCGCTGGGAGATACCTACACGAACGACCTGAAGGATTTGTTCGGCAAGCGCACCATCGACTGGCACGAAACTGCAGGCAAGAATTCCGGGGCGTATTCGTCCGGAACATACGGCGCCAACCCGGTGATCCTGATGAACTGGAACGGTTCGACCGACCATGTCTTCACCCTGGCACACGAGGCCGGTCACCAGATGCACAGCTTCTATAGCCAGGCCAACAATCCGTTCCACTATGCGGGTTACTCGATCTTCCTCGCCGAGGTCGCCTCGACCATCAACGAGACGCTGCTGACCTGGGATCTGCTCGCCCAGACACCGGAGGAGAATCCACAGGAGCGCTTCTCGATCCTGAACAACTTCGCCGACACGATTTCCGGCACGCTGATCCGGCAGACCATGTTTGCCGATTTCGAGCACCGGGCGCACGTGGCTGCGGCCGAGGGGCAGCCGCTCACGCCGGAGAGCTTGAGCGAGCTCTACGGCGGCCGCACCGAGCTCTACCGGCCCGGTGTGCTCAACGACGACCGCTCCAAGCTCGAATGGAGCCGCGTGCCACACTTCTATCGCGCGTACTACGTTTTCCAATACGCAACCGGCATTTCAGCCGCTTTGGCCATCGCCAGCAGAATCCGCGACGAGGGACCGGAAGCGCGCGAAAACTACCTCGGCATGCTCAAGGCTGGAAGCTCCGACTACCCCATCGAAGTGCTCAAGCGGGGCGGCGCCGACCTCACCACCCCGGAACCGGTCTACGCCGCGCTGCGCATCTTCGATGAGACAATTGCCGAGATGGAGAAACTGTCGGACAACTTCACGGCCGGAGCGAACTAG
- a CDS encoding (2Fe-2S)-binding protein: MTNYICRCEDLSLERVEEVIAEGKTTLNDVKRHTRVGMGRCQGVYCLSEVRRLLDEAGLDPMTQRPPARQIRLDTLAESWPASDDD, from the coding sequence ATGACCAACTACATCTGCCGTTGCGAAGACCTGAGCCTCGAACGGGTGGAGGAGGTCATCGCCGAAGGAAAGACCACGCTGAACGACGTCAAGCGCCACACTCGTGTGGGGATGGGGCGTTGTCAGGGTGTCTATTGCCTCTCCGAGGTGCGGCGCTTGCTCGACGAAGCTGGTCTCGATCCGATGACGCAGCGTCCTCCGGCGCGCCAGATCAGACTCGATACGCTTGCTGAATCCTGGCCGGCGTCGGACGACGACTGA